Proteins co-encoded in one Dendropsophus ebraccatus isolate aDenEbr1 chromosome 9, aDenEbr1.pat, whole genome shotgun sequence genomic window:
- the SCRN3 gene encoding secernin-3 isoform X2, with the protein MEPCSCDTFVALPPATVGNRIIFGKNSDRPSDEVQEVVYFQGRSYEPGEKLECTYIEIEQAEKTHAVVLSRPSWLWGAEMGANEFGVCIGNEAVWGKEEIDDREALLGMDLVRLGLERADTAEGAMDVIIGLLEKYGQGGNCMESPMSFTYHNSFLIADRKEAWILETAGQYWAAEKVDEGMKNISNNLSITTKIDREHPAMREYAKTKGWWDGRKEFNFAAVYSYFNPSRSSSSGDRFCEGYKLLRKHKGNMTAETMMDILSDKPSGINMEGGFMTTGSMVSILPQDPNQPCCHFFTGTPDPARSVFKPFIFVPEIEPFVRTASPSLGAEDPVRLKPRFQTKPDRRHELYKKHEDALMSMETSQNEILKKMKNLEKKKLEEVEHFLKDGSIDRSGLAMLFSSCVEEELNLYE; encoded by the exons ATGGAACCCTGCTCCTGCGACACCTTTGTTGCTCTTCCACCTGCAACTGTTGGCAACAGAATTATTTTTGGGAAAAACTCAGACAGACCAAGTGATGAAGTCCAGGAGGTTGTGTATTTTCAAGGCCGATCTTATGAACCAGGAGAAAAACTAGAG TGCACTTACATTGAAATTGAACAAGCAGAGAAGACCCACGCAGTAGTTCTAAGTCGCCCGTCTTGGCTATGGGGAGCCGAAATGGGAGCCAATGAATTTGGTGTATGTATCGGAAATGAAGCCGTTTGGGGGAAAGAAGAAATCGATGATAGAGAGGCACTTCTGGGCATGGATCTTGTCAG GTTAGGATTGGAGAGGGCAGACACAGCTGAAGGCGCAATGGATGTGATCATTGGTTTGTTAGAAAAATATGGTCAAGGGGGCAACTGCATGGAGAGTCCGATGTCCTTTACGTATCACAACAGCTTCCTTATAGCGGACAGGAAAGAAGCCTGGATACTGGAGACAGCTGGACAGTACTGGGCTGCAGAGAAAGTAGATG aaggtatGAAGAATATATCCAACAACCTATCCATCACCACCAAGATTGATCGAGAACACCCTGCCATGAGAGAATATGCCAAGACTAAAGGCTGGTGGGACGGAAGAAAAGAATTTAATTTTGCAGCTGTGTATTCCTACTTCAACCCATCGAGATCTTCATCATCCGGGGACAGGTTCTGTGAAGGATACAAACTGCTCCGGAAACATAAAG GAAACATGACAGCTGAAACTATGATGGACATTCTCTCAGACAAGCCAAGTGGGATTAACATGGAGGGTGGATTTATGACAACTGGAAGCATGGTCTCTATTCTTCCACAGGATCCAAACCAGCCATGCTGCCACTTCTTCACCGGTACTCCAGACCCTGCCAG ATCTGTTTTCAAGCCGTTCATCTTTGTGCCTGAGATTGAACCCTTTGTAAGAACAGCTTCGCCCTCACTTGGTGCTGAAGATCCCGTCAGATTGAAGCCAAGATTCCAAACGAAGCCTGACAGGAGACATGAGCTATATAAGAAACATGAAGACGCCCTAATGTCTATGGAGACATCACAG aatgaaATTCTTAAAAAGATGAAGAATTTGGAAAAGAAGAAACTTGAGGAGGTAGAACATTTCCTAAAAGATGGCAGTATTGACCGCTCAGGACTGGCCATGCTCTTTTCCAGCTGCGTTGAGGAGGAACTGAACCTTTATGAGTAG
- the SCRN3 gene encoding secernin-3 isoform X1 — translation MMHLSSGMEPCSCDTFVALPPATVGNRIIFGKNSDRPSDEVQEVVYFQGRSYEPGEKLECTYIEIEQAEKTHAVVLSRPSWLWGAEMGANEFGVCIGNEAVWGKEEIDDREALLGMDLVRLGLERADTAEGAMDVIIGLLEKYGQGGNCMESPMSFTYHNSFLIADRKEAWILETAGQYWAAEKVDEGMKNISNNLSITTKIDREHPAMREYAKTKGWWDGRKEFNFAAVYSYFNPSRSSSSGDRFCEGYKLLRKHKGNMTAETMMDILSDKPSGINMEGGFMTTGSMVSILPQDPNQPCCHFFTGTPDPARSVFKPFIFVPEIEPFVRTASPSLGAEDPVRLKPRFQTKPDRRHELYKKHEDALMSMETSQNEILKKMKNLEKKKLEEVEHFLKDGSIDRSGLAMLFSSCVEEELNLYE, via the exons ACCTCAGCTCCGGCATGGAACCCTGCTCCTGCGACACCTTTGTTGCTCTTCCACCTGCAACTGTTGGCAACAGAATTATTTTTGGGAAAAACTCAGACAGACCAAGTGATGAAGTCCAGGAGGTTGTGTATTTTCAAGGCCGATCTTATGAACCAGGAGAAAAACTAGAG TGCACTTACATTGAAATTGAACAAGCAGAGAAGACCCACGCAGTAGTTCTAAGTCGCCCGTCTTGGCTATGGGGAGCCGAAATGGGAGCCAATGAATTTGGTGTATGTATCGGAAATGAAGCCGTTTGGGGGAAAGAAGAAATCGATGATAGAGAGGCACTTCTGGGCATGGATCTTGTCAG GTTAGGATTGGAGAGGGCAGACACAGCTGAAGGCGCAATGGATGTGATCATTGGTTTGTTAGAAAAATATGGTCAAGGGGGCAACTGCATGGAGAGTCCGATGTCCTTTACGTATCACAACAGCTTCCTTATAGCGGACAGGAAAGAAGCCTGGATACTGGAGACAGCTGGACAGTACTGGGCTGCAGAGAAAGTAGATG aaggtatGAAGAATATATCCAACAACCTATCCATCACCACCAAGATTGATCGAGAACACCCTGCCATGAGAGAATATGCCAAGACTAAAGGCTGGTGGGACGGAAGAAAAGAATTTAATTTTGCAGCTGTGTATTCCTACTTCAACCCATCGAGATCTTCATCATCCGGGGACAGGTTCTGTGAAGGATACAAACTGCTCCGGAAACATAAAG GAAACATGACAGCTGAAACTATGATGGACATTCTCTCAGACAAGCCAAGTGGGATTAACATGGAGGGTGGATTTATGACAACTGGAAGCATGGTCTCTATTCTTCCACAGGATCCAAACCAGCCATGCTGCCACTTCTTCACCGGTACTCCAGACCCTGCCAG ATCTGTTTTCAAGCCGTTCATCTTTGTGCCTGAGATTGAACCCTTTGTAAGAACAGCTTCGCCCTCACTTGGTGCTGAAGATCCCGTCAGATTGAAGCCAAGATTCCAAACGAAGCCTGACAGGAGACATGAGCTATATAAGAAACATGAAGACGCCCTAATGTCTATGGAGACATCACAG aatgaaATTCTTAAAAAGATGAAGAATTTGGAAAAGAAGAAACTTGAGGAGGTAGAACATTTCCTAAAAGATGGCAGTATTGACCGCTCAGGACTGGCCATGCTCTTTTCCAGCTGCGTTGAGGAGGAACTGAACCTTTATGAGTAG